CGATCTGAAAAATCACGGTGATTAGATACACAGTCAACCCATATTCCGCAGTTTCATCGAGCCCTACTTTCAATGAACAAATTAATGTAGTTGTCCGTTGAATCATAAAAGCTCCAAGCATTACAACCCCTTGCCTCCAAGCCATTGGCCATAGAGTCTTCACACCATTAAATGCTTTAGAGAAGTTCTTTTGAGGCAACCTGGGATTAACTAATTTCAGAAAAAAGCGCCTATAAAGCCATAGGTTTATACACGATGTGAATACACCACTAATACCATATGCCCAGATTGACGATTTCAATCCCAATAGCACACATAGTGTAAAGACCGACAATAATTGACTCCAGATTGTAATGATCGCAAAAGCTCTCAGCTGGCCCGAGCCTATTAATAAATTACTCCAACTACTAGCGTAAAAAAGACCTGCCTGCCCACAGGAAAATAGCAGCCATGCCCCCATCAGCGATTCGGATAATGACTCTGCTACTATACGAGTATATATATAATAAGACCCCCCACTAAACAAGAGAATTGCGAGAACGGCGCTCGCCCAACGATAATAGATTTCAACGGAAGTCGTTAACTCACCAAGCAAATTTAAATTCACGCCTCCGATTCCCAAGGGTGGTATTCCATGACTAGTAAGCTTTTCAGCCCCCCCCATCGCATAACCCGCGTTACGACTTACTGCTGGTGCAAATCCAAAATCCAACAGATTAACTAAACCAGAAACAGCCAAAAACGTATAATAAAGTCCCATTTCCTGCTTAGGAATCAACCTTAATGCAAGAGGAAGGACTAAAACACCGCCGGCCATTCTAAGTCCATGCGCTATGAATATTAGTCCTGTTGGACTAGCCCACAACTTTTTGAAAAGCTCTCCGACAGATCTTTTCATTAAAAAATGTGCTTTCCACGCATCACACAATCATCAGTCCAGTAGTATTTCCATTGACCGAAGCGTCCAGCCATTACAACGGGGCCGCGCTCGGCCTTACTGATTTTTTCCCAATCTGTGAGGGGATGAAGGTCGTCAGACTCTCTAGTGAGACCATAGCCCGCAAGCCAATCCCATATCACGCAGAGCGCCGGTCTTGTCTGATGGTCGAAAATAACATTTGCCCAAGGTGCATAGGAGGTCGATGCATTTACTAATCCTTTTCGATATGCGTCCTCTTCCACCAAGCCCATTTCAACCAACTCTTTTTTTACCCGCTCGACGACTTCAGATGGATTGAGCAACAAGGGCTTGTGTCGACTGAAATAGACTTCTGCCTGAACTCCTGTCTTACCAACTGGAGCATTACCTAAAGTTAATTTTTCCGTGCAGTTGATTCGGGTGGACAGCTTATCTTCGTCGTAAACATACATCCAATTTTCAGGCCGTTTAGTTGGGTGAGGAGCAGTTACATTGACGATCATCAACTGGGAACAACTCAACTGCCGACATGCCTCCAAAACAGGAGGCGTTGCCTGCTTGCACATTGAGATAAAAACCGGTAGGGGCAACGTATTTACTAAACGCGAATACGGATAGCGGGAGCCATCCGTCGTAAATACACATTTCTCAATTAAATCAACTTGGCAAACCTCTGCGCCGAACAAGATATTTGCATTATCGGCTAAACTCTTCACAAAACTTTGGTATCCACCTTTTTTAGGATAACGTATTTTGGTTATGTAATGAGTTTTCCGATCCAATGGCCCCTTACTTCCCTGTAAAACGTCATCAATTTCAGGGTAAAACACCCTTTGACCAATCCACTCAGTGGTAAGTTCCCGGGGTTCACGCGTCCAGTATTTTCTAGTATAAGCAGCGGGGAAAGTATCCGCAAATTTAGCTCCCATCGCCCGTTCAAGCCATTCGGCATAATTAGCCGGAACAGAATTACTCAATCCGGAGGAACGACTTTCAAGAAACGAACTGACGCAGGCCGCTCTGAGGTCCGCGGGTAACTGATAAAGAGAAGACTGAGCGGGATGATCAATCCAATGCCCCTTATAATAGTTACTCGCCTTAATTGCGTATTCCTCAAATTCTCCACCTACACTGTTAGCGAATAACTCTCGCACATAATCGTGCTTGGTAAAGGATACATGAGGTCCTTGATCCCAGGTGAAGCCATCCCTATACTCGGCATGCAGGTGTCCAAAGGCGTGCAGACTCTTTTCAAGAATAATGCAATTTTCATGGCCCAAATGATAGGAACATGAAAGGCCAGACAGGCCGGCACCCAGTATTAGATTCATCACGGAGTTTTGATAGCGGCGTATATTTTAACGTAGTCTGCCAACGCTTCCTGCCAGCTGGGGAGAGGAGACATCCCCCAATCTTTATTTCTCACACTGGAAATCGCTTCGAAATCGGGAACGGGCGCAGCACGTTTAAAGTTGGAGGAATCCACCGCTTGCACAGTGGCTGTCGAATTTAAGGCGGCAAGAATGCCACAAACATACTCGTGCCTGCTGACAACCCCGGCATTGGCAACATGCGCCACCCCGCCGGCGGAGATATCAATCAAATCAACAATTCGATCAGCCGCATGTTTTGCCCAAGTAGGACTACCCCACTTATCATTGGCCGACATCATTGGCTTACCCGTAAGCGCTTCTTTACGGCGGGCTTCGACGAAGTTTTTTTTCTGGGTCAGACTTCCTCCAAAGAGCCAGCCTACACGACAGACTAGAAAATCAGGATTAGTTTCCTGCACCCTCAACTCCCCGTGATATTTGCTGGCTGCATAAATGGTTCGAGGCTTCGGAATGTCGGTTTCCAAATAGGAAACGCGACTGTCACCTGAAAAAATACCGCAACTGCTGATATAAACGAGCCTCGATCCGGCTGCTTGAATCGCTGCAGCCAAGGCCGCGGTCGCGTCTTCGTTGATCAGTTTGGCCCAATCCGGCTCAAGTTCGCATTTATCGACGTTAGTCTCTGCTGCGCAATGAACAGTGACATCGGGCTTATATTTGCCAATTAAATACGCCGCTTCCTCCGGCTTTGCCAGGTCCCAATCCACTCTTGATGCTGCGATAGATTCCCATCCCTTTGCTTGAACTGATTGAACGAGTTCATTGCCCAAAAGACCTGCGGCCCCTGTGATTAATATTCTCATCTTACCCGTGTTTGATATCCCAGGAATAGGGGATTTTTTGGGTAAACGGATCCATTCTATCTATTTCATCAGCACGATGGGAGATATCCGTGCAATTAGCAACTATGGCCATCTTTTCTCCAATCCCCTTGAATCCGTTCCAAACAAAAGGCGGAACCGTTACCAAACAATAATTGGACTCACCAATGAAAAGTTCCTGCAAAACGCCTTTTGTAGGGGACCCCTCGCGATCATCGTATAAAACAAATTTTATATTCCCCCACACCACGGCATAATTAAGGGTCATTTCTTT
This portion of the Rariglobus hedericola genome encodes:
- the wzx gene encoding O-unit flippase-like protein, with the translated sequence MKRSVGELFKKLWASPTGLIFIAHGLRMAGGVLVLPLALRLIPKQEMGLYYTFLAVSGLVNLLDFGFAPAVSRNAGYAMGGAEKLTSHGIPPLGIGGVNLNLLGELTTSVEIYYRWASAVLAILLFSGGSYYIYTRIVAESLSESLMGAWLLFSCGQAGLFYASSWSNLLIGSGQLRAFAIITIWSQLLSVFTLCVLLGLKSSIWAYGISGVFTSCINLWLYRRFFLKLVNPRLPQKNFSKAFNGVKTLWPMAWRQGVVMLGAFMIQRTTTLICSLKVGLDETAEYGLTVYLITVIFQIASIPVSIVMPEIVRLRIVGDRHKIWTLFLPRLYLGLFVGLILVLILAFGGNLILEVISAKTGTVAQSLVLLLGAIWLLEMHHSQYANLILTENQNPFILPSLISGVAIVALAWFGAERWGVLGLILAQGLVQLLWNNWWTVYRAVKGVR
- a CDS encoding protoporphyrinogen/coproporphyrinogen oxidase, which produces MNLILGAGLSGLSCSYHLGHENCIILEKSLHAFGHLHAEYRDGFTWDQGPHVSFTKHDYVRELFANSVGGEFEEYAIKASNYYKGHWIDHPAQSSLYQLPADLRAACVSSFLESRSSGLSNSVPANYAEWLERAMGAKFADTFPAAYTRKYWTREPRELTTEWIGQRVFYPEIDDVLQGSKGPLDRKTHYITKIRYPKKGGYQSFVKSLADNANILFGAEVCQVDLIEKCVFTTDGSRYPYSRLVNTLPLPVFISMCKQATPPVLEACRQLSCSQLMIVNVTAPHPTKRPENWMYVYDEDKLSTRINCTEKLTLGNAPVGKTGVQAEVYFSRHKPLLLNPSEVVERVKKELVEMGLVEEDAYRKGLVNASTSYAPWANVIFDHQTRPALCVIWDWLAGYGLTRESDDLHPLTDWEKISKAERGPVVMAGRFGQWKYYWTDDCVMRGKHIF
- the rfbD gene encoding dTDP-4-dehydrorhamnose reductase; amino-acid sequence: MRILITGAAGLLGNELVQSVQAKGWESIAASRVDWDLAKPEEAAYLIGKYKPDVTVHCAAETNVDKCELEPDWAKLINEDATAALAAAIQAAGSRLVYISSCGIFSGDSRVSYLETDIPKPRTIYAASKYHGELRVQETNPDFLVCRVGWLFGGSLTQKKNFVEARRKEALTGKPMMSANDKWGSPTWAKHAADRIVDLIDISAGGVAHVANAGVVSRHEYVCGILAALNSTATVQAVDSSNFKRAAPVPDFEAISSVRNKDWGMSPLPSWQEALADYVKIYAAIKTP
- a CDS encoding dTDP-4-dehydrorhamnose 3,5-epimerase family protein: MSTSKIEGVVITPLRQIPDERGKIMHMLRADAPHFKAFGEIYFSCVNPGAIKAWHIHKEMTLNYAVVWGNIKFVLYDDREGSPTKGVLQELFIGESNYCLVTVPPFVWNGFKGIGEKMAIVANCTDISHRADEIDRMDPFTQKIPYSWDIKHG